The DNA window CCTTCATGGCCAGATCGGCAACGATTTTTTTCATCCACTGGGGAATCCGTTCCCCCTTGGCGATGGGGTCGCCGATGTTCTCCATGTTGGTCTTGATGCCGAGTTGATTAAGCTTCTCGGCGATTTCAACGATGGCGCGGATTTCGTAGGTCAGCTCGCCGGCGCCGATGTGAACGATGTTGTTTCTCATGGTGTCGATTCCTTGGGACAGAAGGGGGAAAGCGGTGCCGCCGGAATGGAAACGGCCAGGCAACGATGGAAAACAAAAAGAGCCACGGTGTCCGCCGTGGCCCTGCTGTGCACTGAGTAGGTCGAAGTTCAGTCCGGTCGGGAGAGACCGCAGGGCACAGCAGATCCGCCGCGCCGCGCTCGCGCTGCGGCGCCAGGATATCCAGATGCTGTGGCCGTACCGGAAAAGCTGTACATAAAGCCGGGTCTCCCAAGGTGTGGGGCCTGCCGGGTCTTGGTCTGGAACGCGACAGTCAGCGATGGTGGTTAGCATGGCTGCCAGGAAATGTCAAACGTCAAATCGGAGACGCTGTCAGCAAGACCGGCCTGGCGGCAAGGAACGTATGTCGATTGTATACAGTATTCAGTCCGGAGAAAATTTTAAAAAAGTGTTTACTGGAATAAAGGCTAACGATTTCGACATGTTGACTAGAGTGGTGGGGATTGTCGAGAGGGTTTCCGAATAAAATCTTGACAAGGTTTGGGCATTCCGATAGAAAATACAAGATTTTTTGCGTACTGTTCACAAGGACGCGAAAAAATGACAGATTCGACGGGCCGTGAGCGTGCGATTGCACAGTTGTCGGGCGTGGCGGCGAAATTCCCCTGAGGGAGGCAAAGAGAGGCATGGCCGAACAGTATCTGGTCAACTACACCTATGTGGCGGTCTTTCTGGCCGTCGGCATTGCCTGCGGCCTGGGGCCGCTGGTGATCTCGCGGCTGTTGGCGCCGCGCATCCTGTATCGCAAGACCCTTGATCCGTACGAGTGCGGTATGGATCCCTATGGGTCGGCGTGGAATATCCGCTTTGATATTTCCTATTATCTCTATGCGTTGATCTTCCTCGCTTTCGATGTCGATGTTCTCTACCTGTTTCCGGTGGCGACGGCCTTCGACACGGTGTCGGCTGTGCGGGGTATTTCGGAACTGGTGATTTTTGTGGGTATTTTGTCTCTGGCGATCGTCTATGCCTGGGTCAAGGGAGTTTTCACGTGGCCGAACAAAAGAAAAGTCTGCTAAGGGTTCACTCCTACACCAAGGAGTGTCAGGAGCGTTACGTCAAGGGGGCGGGTGACAGCACGCTGGTGGCTGATCCCGGGGCTTTGATCCAGTTGGAGCTGGCAGACAAGATTCTCAATCTGTGTCGGGCCAACTCATTGTGGCCGATGACCTTCGGTCTGGCCTGTTGCGCCATTGAGATGATGTGCTCCGGCATGGCGCGCTTTGACATCTCCCGCTACGGCGCCGAGGTGTTTCGGCCGTCGCCGCGTCAGTCCGACCTGATGATTGTCGCCGGCACGGTCAATCGCAAGATGGCTCCGGCGGTGGTGACGCTTTATGAGCAGATGCCGGCGCCGCGCTATGTCATCGCGCTGGGCAACTGTGCCATTTCCGGTGGCCCGTTTGCCGTTGAGGCCAATTATGACGTGGTCCTTGGGGTCGATCAGCTGATACCCGTCGATATCTATGTGCCCGGTTGTCCGCCGCGCCCCGAAGCCCTGATCGAGGGCATCTTCCAGTTGCAGGAGAAGATAACCGGTGTGCGTCATCCGTTCCCGCAGAACCGCATGCCGAAGGGAGCCTGATCGCCATGGACAGCAAACAGATGCAACAGAAATGGCAGGCTCTCGGCGCCACCGTGGAGCCGGTTGACTATGCCGTCAGCGGTTATGATTTCAGTGTTGGTCTGAGCGGTGAGAACCTGCGGGCCTTTGCTGAGCTGATGCTGCGCGAGGGTTTCTATCTGGTCGATCTGATGGCGGTTCATGTCAAGCCGGCCGTTGAGGTGGTCTACCAGTTTGCCCACACCGGGGGGCAGCGCTGTCGCGTGCTGGCGCGCGCCTTTGTCGCCGCCGATGGCGCCCTGCCGACAATCTGCGATATTTTCCATGGGGCCAACTGGCATGAACGTGAGACACGAGACTTTCATGGCGTTGTGTTCAGTGGTCATCCCAATCTGCAGCCGCTGATCCTGCCCGAGGAGGATGTCGACCTCAAGCCGCTGCTCAAGGACGAGAAGATCCTCAAGGATGTCGCCGCCATCCGGCGCCAACCGCCCGAGGCCCCGGCGGCAGCCCCTAAAGCCGCTGAACCTGAAGCCGCGAACTAGTCCGGAGCTGAGCTGATTGCCATGAATACTGACGTTTTGCAAGACGAAAGACATCACCGGTTCATTCTGAACATGGGGCCGCAGCATCCGAGTACTCACGGGGTGTTGCGTGTGCTGCTGGAGATGGAAGGTGAATATGTCACCGAACTTGAGCCGGTGCTGGGGTATGGGCATCGTTGCCATGAGAAGATTGCTGAGTACAAGCCGGCAAAATCGTTCATGCCCAATACAGCGCGGATGGACTACCTTGGCGCGCTGATCTACAACCACGGCTACGCGCAGTTGCTTGAGCGCGCGGCCGGTATTGAGGTGCCGCGGCGGGCGGAGTTCATTCGCGTCATTGTCAGCGAACTCAACCGGGTACAGAGTCACCTGCTGTGGTTGGGCGCCTATCTGCTCGACCTTGGTGCCTTTACCCCGATCATGTACAGCTTCGATGATCGCGAGCAGATCCTCGATATTCTCGAGGATATTACCGGTTCGCGTCTGACCTACTGTTACATGCGGGTCGGTGGGGTGTGTAAAGATATTGATGACAAGTTTGTCAGCCGTACCCGCGCCTTTATCGATCGGCTGCGTAGCCGCTACCCGATTTATGAAGAACTCGTCAATGGCAATATCATCCTGCAGAAGCGTCTGAAAGAGGTCGGTGATTACACACCGGAACTCTGCGCCCGCTACGGCGTCACCGGCCCTCTGTTGCGGGGTACCGGTGTTGCCTATGACCTGCGCCGGGCCGAGCCGTATTCGATCTATCCCGAGTTCGATTTCGAGATTCCGACGGAAACCCGTGGAGATTCCTGGGCGTCATACAATGTGCGCTACCGCGAAATCGAGCAGAGCCTGCGCATTATCGAGCAGGCCCTCGATAAGCTGCCGGAAGGT is part of the Desulfuromonas thiophila genome and encodes:
- a CDS encoding NADH-quinone oxidoreductase subunit A, coding for MAEQYLVNYTYVAVFLAVGIACGLGPLVISRLLAPRILYRKTLDPYECGMDPYGSAWNIRFDISYYLYALIFLAFDVDVLYLFPVATAFDTVSAVRGISELVIFVGILSLAIVYAWVKGVFTWPNKRKVC
- a CDS encoding NADH-quinone oxidoreductase subunit NuoB; translation: MVADPGALIQLELADKILNLCRANSLWPMTFGLACCAIEMMCSGMARFDISRYGAEVFRPSPRQSDLMIVAGTVNRKMAPAVVTLYEQMPAPRYVIALGNCAISGGPFAVEANYDVVLGVDQLIPVDIYVPGCPPRPEALIEGIFQLQEKITGVRHPFPQNRMPKGA
- a CDS encoding NADH-quinone oxidoreductase subunit C, whose amino-acid sequence is MDSKQMQQKWQALGATVEPVDYAVSGYDFSVGLSGENLRAFAELMLREGFYLVDLMAVHVKPAVEVVYQFAHTGGQRCRVLARAFVAADGALPTICDIFHGANWHERETRDFHGVVFSGHPNLQPLILPEEDVDLKPLLKDEKILKDVAAIRRQPPEAPAAAPKAAEPEAAN
- a CDS encoding NADH-quinone oxidoreductase subunit D produces the protein MNTDVLQDERHHRFILNMGPQHPSTHGVLRVLLEMEGEYVTELEPVLGYGHRCHEKIAEYKPAKSFMPNTARMDYLGALIYNHGYAQLLERAAGIEVPRRAEFIRVIVSELNRVQSHLLWLGAYLLDLGAFTPIMYSFDDREQILDILEDITGSRLTYCYMRVGGVCKDIDDKFVSRTRAFIDRLRSRYPIYEELVNGNIILQKRLKEVGDYTPELCARYGVTGPLLRGTGVAYDLRRAEPYSIYPEFDFEIPTETRGDSWASYNVRYREIEQSLRIIEQALDKLPEGEFLAAKVPKKLKLPAGDYNSSVEAPRGELSYYLVSDGSDVPYRLKVRTPSYSNLSVVPEMCQGMLIADVVTSMGALDLVIPEIDR